The proteins below come from a single Lactobacillus johnsonii genomic window:
- the ymfI gene encoding elongation factor P 5-aminopentanone reductase encodes MKRAIIFGATGGIGRAIAENMAENGWSLYIHYNHNQQEAGKMVQEFIENYPDQEFFSLKLNFLAEDDVIKKIISNLLPISAVIFTQGITNYQFLGSQELDEIEKIIQINLLAPIKITSLLESQLLKQAHGRIIFIGSVYGGQASALESVYSASKGGLSSFVQGYAREVASANLTVNVIAPGAVDTPMNAIFDAETLNEVKNEIPAGRLADPKDISFWVENLLDERSDYLTGQTIYVDGGWLV; translated from the coding sequence ATGAAGCGTGCAATAATTTTCGGAGCAACTGGTGGAATAGGAAGAGCTATTGCAGAAAATATGGCTGAAAATGGCTGGTCTTTATATATTCATTACAATCATAACCAACAAGAAGCCGGTAAAATGGTACAGGAATTCATTGAAAACTATCCAGACCAAGAATTTTTTTCATTAAAATTAAATTTTTTGGCTGAAGATGATGTAATTAAAAAAATAATATCAAATCTCTTACCAATAAGTGCTGTAATTTTTACACAAGGAATCACTAATTATCAATTTCTTGGAAGTCAAGAATTAGATGAAATTGAGAAGATTATCCAAATTAACTTATTAGCTCCGATAAAGATAACTTCCCTTTTAGAATCCCAGCTTTTAAAGCAGGCACATGGCCGAATAATATTTATTGGATCTGTGTATGGAGGACAAGCAAGTGCGCTAGAGAGTGTGTATAGTGCCAGTAAAGGTGGATTATCAAGCTTTGTACAAGGGTATGCACGTGAGGTAGCATCGGCTAATTTAACTGTAAATGTGATTGCTCCTGGAGCAGTTGATACACCAATGAATGCAATTTTTGATGCTGAAACTTTAAATGAAGTTAAAAATGAAATTCCTGCAGGAAGATTGGCAGATCCGAAGGATATATCTTTTTGGGTAGAAAATTTGCTTGATGAACGTTCAGACTATTTAACTGGACAAACTATTTATGTCGATGGTGGCTGGCTTGTTTAA